In uncultured Methanobrevibacter sp., the following proteins share a genomic window:
- a CDS encoding MFS transporter, whose product MKTNPKILLYILMISTLGINTPLSIVGIISQISEYFNTSIAISGLYVSSFTFTIAICGLFIPVLFSKYERKRTFISILSIFAISNIVIIFAKSIYIASFFRILSAIFYPAFISITLTVCEEIAPKGEEQDYITRILLGISVGSIIGLPITTGLGTIFGYQIAMTWIFLINFITLILIIIFCPRIEGKSKSYEMPFSSLKSKEFIIATIGIIMMPIGASIVYNYQPLFLQVVSHVYTYKLSIFLFIYGLFSIFGTWLGGKLIAKKDKATLIIFQLVCGGVFVLLYLFANYLIPVIVLILIFGVLDGMGYNLIQYIEASVVPDSPELANGLFLSILNGGIALGIAIGGFLVDGFGIMSIFIFGALFLLLALIMMVYVIKIMKIPLKYSRQ is encoded by the coding sequence ATGAAAACCAATCCTAAAATACTCTTATACATCCTAATGATTTCAACACTTGGAATTAACACTCCATTAAGCATAGTTGGAATCATTTCGCAAATATCTGAGTATTTCAATACATCAATAGCCATTTCCGGACTTTACGTAAGTTCATTCACCTTTACAATAGCTATCTGCGGATTGTTCATACCTGTTTTATTTTCAAAATATGAAAGAAAAAGAACTTTCATAAGCATTTTAAGCATATTTGCAATTTCAAATATAGTGATTATATTTGCAAAAAGCATTTACATAGCATCTTTTTTTAGGATATTGTCTGCAATATTCTATCCTGCATTCATTTCAATAACTCTGACAGTTTGTGAAGAGATAGCTCCAAAGGGAGAGGAGCAGGATTACATTACAAGGATATTGCTTGGAATATCAGTTGGAAGCATTATAGGATTGCCTATAACAACTGGCCTCGGCACAATATTTGGCTATCAGATAGCCATGACTTGGATCTTTCTAATAAATTTCATTACATTGATTCTTATAATCATATTCTGCCCAAGAATTGAGGGAAAATCCAAATCATATGAAATGCCGTTTTCAAGCTTAAAGTCAAAGGAATTCATTATTGCAACCATTGGAATAATAATGATGCCTATAGGTGCAAGCATAGTCTACAATTACCAACCATTATTTTTACAGGTGGTAAGCCATGTTTATACCTATAAGTTAAGCATATTCCTATTTATCTATGGATTGTTTTCAATTTTCGGCACTTGGCTTGGAGGAAAACTAATAGCTAAAAAGGATAAGGCAACACTTATCATTTTCCAATTGGTATGTGGAGGAGTATTTGTGCTTCTTTACCTATTTGCAAACTATTTGATTCCAGTTATTGTACTGATTTTAATATTCGGTGTGCTTGATGGAATGGGATACAATCTTATCCAGTACATTGAGGCATCTGTTGTTCCAGATAGCCCCGAGCTTGCAAATGGATTATTCTTAAGCATCTTGAATGGGGGAATAGCATTAGGAATAGCTATAGGCGGATTTTTAGTGGATGGCTTTGGAATAATGTCAATCTTCATTTTTGGAGCATTATTCCTTCTCCTTGCATTAATCATGATGGTTTATGTTATCAAGATTATGA